In Streptomyces sp. SLBN-118, the following are encoded in one genomic region:
- a CDS encoding GNAT family N-acetyltransferase has protein sequence MTDLRERTAASVLSESAWDARLAAARAELPFARRCWLTLGLADSPDLRFVPTAVRWGHSGELLLPLCVSGRRAQIGCYGYGSVAVSADWQGELPGFAELAEVVCRDHALTELSTLLPPAAASSGLERQLGHWPARPGRNTFLLDLTEGADAVWKAAKGSSRTAVRRAGALGLVASVALPAHGDDLLRLHRQTLGRNGVGSAYNASDIAFLLDGDQTVTTVVANGDAVLAASVFAVGAAGAYHLMQLTSEHGRKANAGHLAFWSALTALADRGIGTVDLGAAAGDGQEKFKAGWGALAAATRLVHWPYGEAR, from the coding sequence GTGACTGATCTCCGTGAGCGCACTGCCGCGTCGGTGCTGTCGGAGTCCGCATGGGACGCCCGGCTGGCAGCCGCGCGTGCCGAACTGCCCTTCGCGCGGCGGTGCTGGCTCACGCTCGGTCTTGCGGACTCGCCGGACCTGCGCTTCGTGCCGACAGCGGTGCGGTGGGGGCACTCGGGTGAGCTGTTGTTGCCGCTGTGCGTATCCGGCCGGCGGGCGCAGATCGGCTGCTACGGCTACGGATCGGTGGCCGTGTCCGCCGACTGGCAGGGAGAGCTGCCCGGCTTCGCCGAGCTTGCCGAGGTCGTGTGCCGTGACCACGCTCTGACGGAACTGTCCACTCTGCTCCCTCCGGCCGCCGCTTCGTCCGGCCTGGAACGGCAGTTGGGGCACTGGCCCGCGCGGCCCGGCAGGAACACCTTCCTCCTCGACCTCACCGAGGGCGCGGACGCGGTGTGGAAGGCAGCCAAGGGCAGCTCCCGCACAGCCGTCCGGAGGGCGGGCGCGCTCGGCCTCGTGGCATCGGTCGCGCTGCCCGCGCACGGGGACGACCTGCTCAGGCTGCACCGGCAGACCCTGGGACGCAACGGCGTCGGATCCGCCTACAACGCATCGGACATTGCCTTCCTCCTCGACGGCGACCAGACAGTCACCACCGTCGTCGCCAACGGCGACGCGGTCCTTGCCGCGTCGGTGTTCGCGGTGGGTGCGGCGGGGGCGTACCACCTCATGCAGCTGACCTCAGAGCACGGGCGCAAGGCCAACGCCGGCCATCTGGCCTTCTGGTCCGCCCTGACAGCACTGGCCGACCGCGGTATCGGCACGGTCGACCTCGGCGCGGC
- a CDS encoding DegT/DnrJ/EryC1/StrS family aminotransferase encodes MIHDQAEMSDLWYAPVPRRPVGYLHPSRMTAGRVAATARAAARPRHARTGLAARLREHAGRNRCVLTSTGRAALELAVRQTGAAEVVLSTFNCPAVADAVLAAGARPVLVDLDHVQGAAFTSVDLDGRAVVLTNALGLDEWRAHAAQIHERGGTVVLDLAQASVAPRVLRRFREAACPIVLSFGEGKPLGGVGGGALLTSVSLSSAPVAGAAGPRRRGELAPLRRAVAERIVAHAPGFVRAAVQRAQSRTPGWSNTKADHLPTEAGQVTQGEASRWEVASAAALLRTASSVADEAALTHERVRSAVVGELTTCQPVAADPDLGPGIELVFRRPGQRFLFARALAEGGVPSTWNYYPLHRLAPYAAFAAGSMAGADALWPRVLTVAKQPQPRLTAQFLVEAMVAADRSVREQEAGRD; translated from the coding sequence GTGATCCATGACCAGGCAGAGATGTCCGACCTGTGGTACGCGCCCGTGCCGCGCCGCCCGGTCGGCTACCTCCACCCGTCCCGCATGACGGCGGGCCGCGTCGCCGCGACTGCGCGCGCGGCGGCCCGGCCGCGGCACGCGCGGACGGGCCTCGCCGCCCGGCTGCGCGAGCATGCGGGACGGAACCGGTGTGTCCTCACCTCGACCGGGCGCGCCGCGCTCGAACTCGCGGTGCGGCAGACCGGTGCTGCCGAGGTCGTGCTGTCCACCTTCAACTGCCCCGCCGTGGCGGACGCCGTACTCGCGGCGGGCGCGCGACCGGTGCTGGTCGACCTCGACCACGTCCAGGGTGCCGCGTTCACCTCGGTGGACCTCGACGGTCGTGCGGTGGTGCTGACCAACGCACTCGGCCTGGACGAGTGGAGGGCACACGCGGCGCAGATCCATGAGCGCGGAGGCACAGTGGTGCTCGACCTGGCGCAGGCGAGCGTCGCGCCCAGGGTGCTGCGCCGGTTCCGGGAGGCTGCCTGTCCGATCGTGCTCAGTTTCGGCGAGGGCAAGCCACTGGGCGGAGTCGGCGGCGGCGCTCTGCTCACCTCGGTGTCTCTCTCCTCGGCGCCGGTCGCCGGTGCCGCCGGGCCGCGGCGGCGCGGTGAACTGGCTCCGCTGCGGCGGGCCGTGGCTGAGCGGATCGTGGCGCACGCACCGGGCTTCGTACGGGCCGCGGTCCAGCGCGCGCAGTCGCGCACACCCGGCTGGTCGAACACCAAGGCCGACCACCTGCCCACCGAGGCGGGTCAGGTCACCCAGGGCGAGGCGTCCCGCTGGGAGGTCGCGTCGGCTGCTGCTCTGCTACGGACCGCATCCTCCGTCGCGGACGAGGCCGCGCTCACCCATGAGCGTGTCCGCTCCGCTGTCGTCGGCGAGCTGACCACCTGTCAGCCGGTGGCCGCCGACCCCGATTTGGGGCCGGGAATCGAGCTGGTGTTCCGGCGTCCCGGGCAGCGATTTCTCTTCGCGCGGGCGCTGGCCGAGGGCGGCGTCCCGAGCACGTGGAACTACTACCCCCTGCACAGGCTGGCTCCGTACGCCGCCTTCGCAGCGGGATCGATGGCCGGAGCCGATGCGCTGTGGCCGCGAGTGCTGACCGTGGCCAAGCAGCCGCAGCCGCGACTCACGGCGCAGTTCCTGGTGGAGGCGATGGTCGCGGCCGACCGTTCGGTGCGGGAACAGGAGGCGGGTCGTGACTGA
- a CDS encoding NAD(P)-dependent oxidoreductase produces the protein MSEQHTGPRTLITGGFGFLATWVAAGLVRSGHRVVLVDNREPGGTPIWLSGLLDDPAVETGRADITERGSLDQFGEVDYVVHAAALLGVNKVRNAPRETLRVNIDGTAVALDYAARMPGLRRFLLLSTSEVYGSDAKDAEESEWLSVRTGDPRWGYAVSKVTAESMTAAYGTEDKLPFAIVRPFNVYGPLRTGAYAVGILAAQAVAGQPITVHGDGSQSRAWCHAEDFAAGLIRCLHAPEAIGEAFNIGDDTNDLTVAELARLTGDLSGTDARIQQIPHTGPDIQSRRPDLTKARKLLGYEPVRDFEAGLRETIEWVRGGSGQLPLRLERTDWPQWTADGAGVR, from the coding sequence ATGAGCGAACAGCACACTGGTCCGCGCACTCTGATCACCGGCGGATTCGGCTTCCTGGCGACCTGGGTCGCAGCCGGTCTGGTCCGGTCGGGCCACCGAGTGGTCCTGGTCGACAACCGGGAGCCCGGCGGCACACCGATCTGGCTGTCCGGGCTGCTGGACGACCCCGCGGTGGAGACCGGCAGGGCCGACATAACCGAGCGAGGGTCGCTCGATCAGTTCGGCGAGGTCGACTACGTCGTACACGCCGCGGCACTGCTCGGGGTGAACAAGGTGCGCAACGCGCCCCGTGAAACCCTGCGCGTCAACATCGACGGCACCGCGGTCGCCCTGGACTACGCCGCGCGCATGCCGGGGCTGCGCCGCTTCCTGCTGCTGAGCACCAGCGAGGTGTACGGCAGCGACGCCAAGGACGCAGAGGAGAGCGAGTGGCTGTCGGTGCGGACCGGCGACCCGCGCTGGGGCTACGCGGTCAGCAAGGTCACGGCGGAGTCGATGACCGCGGCCTATGGCACCGAGGACAAGCTGCCGTTCGCGATCGTGCGGCCGTTCAATGTCTACGGCCCGCTGCGGACCGGCGCGTACGCGGTCGGAATCCTGGCCGCGCAGGCGGTGGCCGGGCAGCCGATCACCGTACACGGCGACGGATCGCAGTCGCGGGCCTGGTGCCACGCGGAGGACTTCGCCGCCGGCCTGATCCGCTGCCTGCACGCGCCGGAGGCCATCGGTGAGGCCTTCAACATCGGTGACGACACCAACGACCTGACGGTGGCCGAACTGGCCAGGCTGACGGGGGACTTGAGCGGCACCGACGCCCGGATCCAGCAGATCCCGCACACCGGCCCCGACATCCAGTCGCGCAGGCCCGACCTGACCAAGGCCCGCAAGCTGCTGGGCTACGAGCCGGTGCGCGACTTCGAGGCGGGACTGAGGGAGACGATCGAGTGGGTCCGCGGCGGCTCGGGGCAACTGCCGTTGCGTCTGGAGCGCACTGACTGGCCGCAGTGGACCGCCGACGGGGCGGGTGTCCGGTAG
- a CDS encoding DegT/DnrJ/EryC1/StrS aminotransferase family protein, translating into MSEPDLPYARPHWDAEEAVALMAALESGFWTNGSQVVRFEEELKRITGAPTVTMASGTSAIFALLHTLGRSVSGPKLLVSPTLNFAAGPASARLLGWDVALCDVSADDLTLCPASLGDLLERVHGDYARIVVLPVHYAGHCADMAALSAQCERYGADLVEDACHAVGGSYDGVLPVGSWPTSVAAYFSFHPTKPIAAGEGGAVSTADPHLLHELRLVRNHNMSAVDAHTDDHGPWPYSITVPGMNLRLSEFNAAVGAVQAGRVEESRLERARLVARYQDALHGLPFVRAVPERQRAGSAHHLFPVVFDVEGLGMSKKDLLGTFFCWGIRCQVHYTPLHRLPAFAGIAPLLRTSFTAVDAVFPGLVSLPLWRGMTDGDCDRVIGVVTEIVHRSTRAMGRS; encoded by the coding sequence ATGTCTGAGCCCGATCTTCCGTACGCCCGGCCCCACTGGGACGCCGAGGAAGCCGTCGCCCTGATGGCGGCCCTGGAGTCCGGGTTCTGGACCAACGGCAGCCAGGTGGTGCGGTTCGAGGAGGAGCTGAAGCGGATCACCGGCGCGCCCACGGTCACCATGGCCAGCGGAACCAGTGCGATCTTCGCACTCCTGCACACGCTGGGGCGCTCGGTGTCCGGGCCGAAACTGCTGGTGTCGCCGACACTGAACTTCGCCGCGGGCCCGGCGTCTGCCCGGCTGCTCGGCTGGGACGTCGCGCTGTGCGATGTGAGCGCCGACGACCTCACCCTCTGCCCGGCGAGCCTCGGTGACCTGCTGGAGCGCGTACACGGCGACTACGCCAGGATCGTCGTGCTGCCGGTGCACTACGCCGGCCACTGCGCCGACATGGCCGCGCTGTCGGCGCAGTGCGAGCGCTACGGCGCGGACCTGGTCGAGGACGCCTGCCACGCGGTCGGCGGCTCCTACGACGGCGTGCTGCCGGTCGGGTCGTGGCCGACCTCGGTCGCCGCGTACTTCAGCTTCCACCCGACCAAGCCGATCGCCGCGGGCGAGGGCGGCGCGGTGAGCACGGCCGACCCGCACCTGCTGCACGAGCTGCGCCTGGTACGCAACCACAACATGTCGGCCGTCGACGCACACACCGACGACCACGGACCGTGGCCGTACTCGATCACGGTGCCCGGCATGAACCTGCGCCTGTCGGAGTTCAATGCCGCCGTCGGGGCGGTGCAGGCCGGCAGGGTCGAGGAGTCCCGGCTGGAGCGTGCCCGGCTGGTGGCGCGCTACCAGGACGCGCTGCACGGGCTGCCGTTCGTACGAGCCGTACCAGAGCGGCAACGCGCCGGATCCGCACACCACTTGTTCCCCGTCGTGTTCGACGTCGAGGGCCTCGGCATGTCGAAGAAGGACCTGCTGGGCACCTTCTTCTGCTGGGGGATCCGCTGCCAGGTGCACTACACCCCGCTGCACCGGCTGCCCGCCTTCGCCGGCATCGCGCCCCTGCTGAGGACGTCGTTCACCGCCGTCGACGCCGTCTTTCCGGGACTGGTCTCGCTGCCGCTGTGGCGCGGGATGACGGACGGCGACTGCGACCGCGTCATCGGCGTCGTCACCGAGATCGTGCACCGATCCACTCGAGCAATGGGAAGATCATGA
- a CDS encoding TIM barrel protein, whose amino-acid sequence MSRAPATLRLTFDGLRRSQIETRWARELGGLEAYVFDGGDIADEDQWQVLSQNLRHAFDVGARRLTLHFPTENADWVADKGVFGRLRRFCDLAAEVGALGVVLHANQFVSLADWATFDLPGARARVVERVAELDAYLGDSPIWIGMENMPVIGAQGIDFDSVFVRPADFAPLAELGSQRVGVTWDVCHWAVSYSTLTAVARLEQRAEPVGPFELPSLPVKHLHFASFSGHAMPTWPDQCLEGVPPQHGDIAQDLLAGMLAAALDAAAAGGGEVGVVFEVQEDDYEDRKNCWATYEWLASVPELAARVDCTRRGDV is encoded by the coding sequence GTGAGCCGCGCACCGGCGACCCTGCGGCTGACGTTCGACGGGCTGCGCCGCAGCCAGATCGAGACGCGCTGGGCCCGCGAGCTCGGCGGTCTCGAGGCCTACGTCTTCGACGGCGGCGACATCGCCGACGAGGACCAGTGGCAGGTGCTGAGCCAGAACCTGCGCCACGCGTTCGATGTCGGCGCGCGGCGGCTGACCCTGCACTTCCCGACCGAGAACGCGGACTGGGTCGCCGACAAGGGCGTCTTCGGCCGGCTGCGCCGCTTCTGCGACCTTGCCGCAGAGGTCGGTGCGCTGGGTGTCGTGCTGCACGCGAACCAGTTCGTGTCGCTGGCCGACTGGGCCACGTTCGACCTGCCGGGGGCGCGGGCGCGGGTGGTGGAGAGGGTCGCCGAGCTCGACGCGTACCTGGGCGACTCGCCGATCTGGATCGGCATGGAGAACATGCCCGTCATCGGCGCGCAGGGCATCGACTTCGACTCCGTCTTCGTGCGGCCGGCGGACTTCGCCCCGCTCGCCGAGCTCGGCTCGCAGCGCGTCGGGGTCACTTGGGACGTCTGCCACTGGGCCGTGTCGTACTCGACGCTGACCGCGGTGGCGCGGCTGGAACAACGCGCCGAGCCGGTGGGGCCGTTCGAGCTGCCGTCACTGCCGGTCAAGCACCTGCACTTCGCTTCGTTCTCCGGGCACGCCATGCCGACCTGGCCGGACCAGTGCCTCGAAGGCGTACCGCCGCAGCACGGCGACATCGCGCAAGACCTGCTCGCCGGCATGCTCGCCGCCGCACTCGACGCGGCAGCGGCCGGGGGCGGCGAGGTCGGAGTCGTCTTCGAGGTGCAGGAAGACGACTACGAGGACCGGAAGAACTGCTGGGCGACCTACGAATGGCTGGCCTCGGTCCCCGAACTGGCCGCGCGGGTCGACTGTACGAGGAGGGGCGATGTCTGA
- a CDS encoding nucleotide sugar dehydrogenase, with amino-acid sequence MRVAAIGQGYVGLPLSIAIASSGHTLYAVEIDPVRFESLRACRSYIVDVTDEELRRETENERYVPMANLAEVPEVDVYLISTPTPLTDDKRPDLTYVDRALAQVASVARPGALIVVESTVYPGAIRQHVAPLFERLSGLKSGVDVFFAYSPDRVDPGRDAVLCDVPKLVSGLDDQALEAIRTFYGTVFKEVVPVSSCEVAEFTKLLENTFRYLNIAFVNELSKATSAMNISLREVISAASTKPFGFMPFHHGPGVGGHCLPNNVHYLNHALGSAGHKSHLLNAAAEINESMPRHVMQRLAASLRRQGKSLQGATVLILGVAFKSGVADSRNSPAFAIGAELVSMGTTVKVTDPWLGIDMDSDTFKAVELTADECRHADAVVLVTDHEEIDYETVLASSNLIFDCRGMLNAAEVEQL; translated from the coding sequence GTGCGAGTCGCGGCTATCGGGCAGGGATACGTGGGTTTGCCGCTTTCCATCGCCATAGCGTCCTCCGGCCACACCTTGTACGCGGTCGAGATCGATCCGGTCCGGTTCGAATCACTGCGGGCGTGCCGGTCGTACATCGTCGACGTCACCGACGAGGAACTGCGCAGGGAGACCGAGAACGAGCGCTATGTGCCGATGGCGAACCTGGCCGAGGTGCCGGAGGTCGATGTCTATCTGATCTCCACGCCCACTCCGCTGACCGACGACAAGCGGCCCGATCTCACCTACGTCGACCGGGCGTTGGCGCAGGTCGCCTCGGTCGCCAGGCCGGGTGCGCTGATCGTGGTCGAGTCGACGGTCTACCCCGGCGCGATACGTCAGCACGTCGCGCCGCTCTTCGAGCGGCTCTCCGGTCTGAAGTCGGGCGTCGACGTGTTCTTCGCCTACAGCCCCGACCGGGTGGACCCCGGCCGTGACGCGGTGCTGTGTGATGTGCCCAAGCTGGTCTCCGGCCTCGACGACCAGGCCCTCGAAGCGATCCGCACCTTCTACGGAACGGTCTTCAAGGAGGTCGTTCCGGTCTCCAGCTGTGAGGTGGCCGAGTTCACCAAGCTCCTTGAGAACACCTTCCGTTATCTGAACATCGCCTTCGTCAACGAGCTGAGCAAGGCGACGTCTGCGATGAACATCAGCCTGCGCGAGGTGATCTCCGCCGCGTCGACCAAGCCGTTCGGGTTCATGCCGTTCCACCACGGGCCCGGCGTCGGCGGGCACTGCCTGCCCAACAATGTGCACTACCTCAACCACGCGCTGGGCTCGGCGGGACACAAGAGCCATCTGCTCAACGCGGCTGCCGAGATCAACGAGTCGATGCCGCGCCATGTGATGCAGCGGCTGGCCGCGTCGCTGCGGCGGCAGGGCAAGAGCCTGCAGGGCGCGACCGTGCTCATCCTCGGTGTCGCGTTCAAGTCCGGGGTGGCGGACTCGCGCAACTCTCCCGCCTTCGCGATCGGCGCCGAACTGGTCAGCATGGGCACCACCGTCAAGGTCACCGACCCGTGGCTCGGCATCGACATGGACTCCGACACGTTCAAGGCCGTCGAGTTGACCGCGGACGAGTGCCGCCACGCCGACGCCGTGGTGCTGGTGACCGACCATGAGGAGATCGACTACGAGACGGTGCTCGCCTCGTCGAACCTGATCTTCGACTGCCGGGGCATGCTCAACGCGGCGGAGGTCGAGCAGCTGTGA
- a CDS encoding glycosyltransferase, whose translation MSRKLDEHLTDAADSVDLSFVIPMYNEADIAREAVERAVKVGKNWGRSFEVLAVDDGSTDATPRILAELRATTPEFRWVQLRPNCGQPASSKAGMIAARGAMVCVLDADMQTPPEVVAQLVAALEQAGPEIAAVFGVTSTRKRDDPTRLLVGQAVFYFLETRFGRHPIPHGASSFFVMRQDVARRLGHLTFTKGNVGAIMAALGLDMDTVTYVKPKSYRDDSRLGLKGHVEEAVGSLALTGVLTRFGVTGGALAALAGVRSRSRWFRVAATAAAVASLGSVAAAELFNRRSLQVATTDLPIFEGEAAVAEQV comes from the coding sequence ATGAGCCGGAAACTCGACGAGCACCTGACCGACGCGGCCGACAGCGTGGACCTCAGCTTCGTCATCCCCATGTACAACGAGGCGGACATCGCCCGCGAGGCCGTGGAGCGGGCGGTGAAGGTAGGCAAGAACTGGGGCCGCTCCTTCGAGGTGCTCGCGGTCGATGACGGCAGCACGGACGCGACCCCGCGCATCCTCGCCGAACTGCGTGCCACGACGCCGGAGTTCCGCTGGGTGCAACTGCGCCCCAACTGCGGTCAGCCCGCGTCGAGCAAGGCCGGCATGATCGCCGCGCGCGGCGCGATGGTGTGTGTACTCGACGCCGACATGCAGACCCCACCCGAGGTGGTGGCACAGCTGGTCGCCGCGCTGGAGCAGGCGGGACCCGAGATCGCCGCGGTGTTCGGTGTGACATCCACCCGCAAACGCGACGACCCGACGCGGCTGCTGGTGGGACAGGCGGTCTTCTACTTCCTGGAGACCAGGTTCGGCAGGCATCCGATCCCGCACGGCGCCAGCTCGTTCTTCGTCATGCGCCAGGACGTCGCCCGCAGACTGGGTCATCTGACGTTCACCAAGGGCAACGTCGGCGCGATCATGGCCGCGCTGGGGCTCGACATGGACACGGTCACCTACGTCAAGCCCAAGAGCTACCGCGACGATTCCCGACTGGGCCTGAAGGGCCATGTCGAGGAGGCGGTGGGGTCGCTTGCGCTCACCGGAGTGCTGACCCGGTTCGGCGTGACGGGCGGGGCGCTCGCCGCGCTTGCGGGTGTCCGGTCCCGCTCGCGGTGGTTCCGGGTGGCTGCCACGGCAGCGGCGGTGGCCTCGCTCGGATCCGTCGCCGCCGCGGAACTGTTCAACAGGCGCTCGCTGCAGGTCGCAACCACAGACCTGCCGATCTTCGAAGGCGAAGCCGCAGTCGCGGAGCAGGTCTGA
- a CDS encoding bifunctional 2-polyprenyl-6-hydroxyphenol methylase/3-demethylubiquinol 3-O-methyltransferase UbiG, with translation MAKTLMACPICGETAVELFAKAYDKEYFTSDEEYHYALCPSCTAVYLDSPPADRLDEIYPTNYYSYGGIGESTTFTERIKERLDGRMLAKVLKGIPGEKLRVLDVGGGSGWLLSTVRKVDQRVVETHEVDLQAAAAPLAEAAGHVYHCMPIEEFASDEPFDLILMMSIIEHVPDPRKVMAGMAGLLSENGVLLMKTPNTATVDARIFRHRNWGGLHCPRHFVLFTEPGLDKLGSQVGLAKSDSYYTQGAPQWAISVMAWLSDRGWIKVTPQKPAYMNWVYEPLTAFFAGVDFLRARFAPTAQMMISFKRAR, from the coding sequence GTGGCTAAGACGTTGATGGCTTGCCCAATTTGCGGGGAAACCGCGGTCGAGTTGTTCGCCAAGGCGTACGACAAGGAATACTTCACCAGCGACGAGGAATACCACTACGCGCTATGCCCGTCCTGCACCGCCGTTTACCTGGACTCGCCGCCGGCGGACCGTCTCGACGAGATCTACCCCACCAATTACTATTCCTATGGCGGGATCGGGGAGTCGACCACTTTCACGGAGCGCATCAAGGAACGCCTCGACGGTCGAATGCTCGCGAAGGTACTCAAGGGAATTCCCGGCGAAAAGCTGCGGGTGCTCGACGTCGGCGGGGGTTCCGGCTGGCTGCTCAGCACCGTGCGCAAGGTGGATCAGCGGGTGGTGGAGACCCACGAGGTCGACCTCCAGGCCGCGGCCGCGCCGCTGGCCGAGGCGGCCGGCCATGTCTACCACTGCATGCCCATCGAGGAGTTCGCCTCTGACGAGCCGTTCGATCTCATCCTGATGATGAGCATCATCGAGCACGTGCCCGACCCGCGGAAGGTCATGGCCGGGATGGCCGGCCTCCTGTCGGAGAACGGTGTGCTGCTGATGAAGACCCCCAACACCGCCACCGTCGACGCCCGTATCTTCCGGCACCGTAACTGGGGCGGACTGCACTGCCCACGGCACTTCGTGCTGTTCACGGAGCCCGGGCTCGACAAACTCGGCTCCCAGGTGGGGCTCGCCAAGTCCGACAGCTACTACACCCAGGGCGCCCCCCAGTGGGCGATCAGTGTGATGGCGTGGCTCAGCGACCGTGGCTGGATCAAGGTCACCCCCCAGAAGCCCGCCTATATGAACTGGGTGTACGAGCCGCTCACCGCGTTCTTCGCCGGCGTCGACTTCCTGCGCGCCAGGTTCGCCCCGACCGCGCAGATGATGATCAGTTTCAAACGAGCCCGCTGA
- a CDS encoding fatty acid desaturase, with product MWRDIGLCYLFLAVGVLAAALASQVWPGWAAGALVVPAACWTGFWLHSLFLFGHEAAHSNLAPRRKTNDRLGDWFVWLLYGSTTVNYRHTHMAHHAHLGDHDDTETTYHLCLSVLNMLKAVTGIHVLEVLLRKQRIGETRRKSSRTSSGLLASLRSFAVHAAIVAGLLLAGFQLGALTWVVAVGAVFPLLATVRTIVEHRHLEAPCDVDFSVELHGPVNRLFGTGLVSRTFGSAGFNQHLLHHWDPAISYTRFAEMEQFFSRTPLAADMEASRTGYGAAVRTLILEARRG from the coding sequence GTGTGGCGCGATATCGGTCTTTGCTATCTGTTCCTGGCCGTCGGCGTCCTCGCCGCCGCCCTCGCGTCGCAGGTGTGGCCCGGATGGGCGGCGGGCGCGCTCGTCGTGCCGGCGGCCTGCTGGACCGGGTTCTGGCTCCACTCGCTGTTCCTGTTCGGTCACGAGGCGGCGCACTCCAACCTGGCACCGCGCCGTAAGACCAACGACCGGCTGGGCGACTGGTTCGTGTGGCTCCTCTACGGCTCCACCACGGTCAACTACCGCCATACGCATATGGCCCACCATGCGCACCTCGGCGATCACGACGACACGGAAACCACCTATCACCTGTGCCTTTCCGTGCTGAACATGCTCAAGGCGGTCACCGGCATCCATGTGCTGGAGGTGTTGCTGCGCAAGCAGCGGATCGGTGAGACCCGCAGGAAGTCCAGCCGTACGTCCAGCGGACTGCTGGCCTCGCTGCGCTCCTTCGCCGTCCACGCGGCGATCGTGGCCGGGCTCCTCCTCGCAGGCTTTCAACTCGGCGCGCTGACCTGGGTCGTGGCCGTCGGGGCCGTGTTCCCGCTGCTGGCGACGGTGCGGACGATCGTCGAGCACCGGCACCTCGAAGCCCCGTGTGACGTCGACTTCTCCGTCGAGCTGCACGGGCCGGTGAACCGGCTGTTCGGGACGGGCCTGGTGTCACGCACCTTCGGCTCGGCCGGTTTTAACCAGCACCTGCTGCACCACTGGGACCCGGCCATCTCCTACACACGTTTCGCGGAGATGGAGCAGTTCTTTTCCCGTACCCCGCTTGCCGCGGATATGGAGGCCAGCCGCACCGGATACGGCGCGGCCGTCAGGACGCTGATATTGGAGGCCCGTCGTGGCTAA
- a CDS encoding GNAT family N-acetyltransferase, whose protein sequence is MIRLARAADLPNLQDIERAAGKVFADIDMVAVAEDEPPSLQVLGEYQEHGRAWVWADDNDFPVAYLIADLVDGNGHVEQVSVHPDHAGKRIGKSLIDHAAGWARAQGAPALTLTTFTEVVWNGPYYEKLGFRLLPEAELTPGLREIRAAEAAHGLDRWPRACMRKEI, encoded by the coding sequence GTGATCCGGTTGGCCAGAGCGGCGGACCTGCCGAATCTGCAAGACATCGAGCGCGCTGCCGGAAAGGTCTTCGCCGACATCGACATGGTCGCGGTCGCGGAGGACGAGCCGCCGTCGCTGCAGGTTCTCGGTGAGTATCAGGAACACGGCCGGGCCTGGGTGTGGGCGGACGACAACGACTTCCCGGTCGCGTACCTGATCGCGGACCTGGTGGACGGCAACGGGCATGTCGAGCAGGTGTCCGTACACCCCGACCACGCCGGCAAGAGGATCGGCAAGTCCCTTATCGACCATGCCGCGGGGTGGGCGAGGGCACAGGGAGCGCCGGCACTGACGCTGACCACGTTCACCGAGGTGGTCTGGAACGGGCCGTACTACGAGAAGCTCGGCTTCCGGCTGCTCCCCGAGGCGGAGTTGACTCCCGGACTCCGTGAGATCCGGGCGGCGGAGGCCGCACACGGACTGGACAGGTGGCCGCGGGCCTGCATGCGCAAAGAGATCTGA